The following coding sequences lie in one Nakaseomyces glabratus chromosome I, complete sequence genomic window:
- the CST6 gene encoding Cst6p (CAGL0I05170g~bZIP domain-containing protein involved in regulation of biofilm formation; negatively regulates expression of the EPA6 adhesin independently of Yak1p/Sir4p signaling; regulates carbonic anhydrase Nce103p in response to carbon dioxide), protein MFGAQHGIENQESIQNKRMKTMNTMKRKSSDMQESEQISADNQQDTDNNSILDATAAAVAANNAFNMNLLMNMHMNNLHSLNNVNTNPSFMAYQQRKQERREKESQKILQQQREQQQKQQQQQQQLQLQQSQQQQQQQQQQQQQREIQQQQQNIDDQMRASNEQLGNRSTSSSQQQLHQQLHQQYFGDMIIRSGILGNNDAGMMMSQMNMGSFGAENGNQNGMNDTLGSGIDNSNVVGNRNSSAIGQNMQNMIGENQGGIGLGQSSANGDYQKEIGVNNVFIKQEDSNSNLYQSSMSQAIKNSAMNQGHISPGNKDIDDDSMNNKYKNMRDSINNNPHLIHDKNIQQNLSPFYSPFGVDVSHLPMTSPPIFQNVGYGGDVHPRRRISISNGQISQLGEDIETVENLYNTQPPPMPQNRFQQAANNGIGEKPKKIRTDSTIDTEKQAQMNMYLGRNSGFPPESNNFNDYMMSTDSISSSNEQMMAHSQPPETNLSVSFNADNLRSNTTDVVGGDTHKAIGQVIKSPPSLSASPLSSVMKNDSGTQRHSTDSFTRGVNPGTQMQNGNINQKQGQYEQQQVRQNYNQNTYSNDEPLPGTTAWKKARLLERNRIAASKCRQRKKVAQMQLQKEYDELHKENSIIKRKLQYYEKLVSKFKKFSEAHISKCDKHDKESLRMIEEMLMIDSDINEVNESGLIVSMSER, encoded by the coding sequence ATGTTTGGGGCTCAGCATGGAATAGAGAATCAAGAAAGCATTCAGAATAAACGaatgaaaacaatgaaCACgatgaagagaaaaagCTCAGATATGCAAGAATCGGAACAAATATCGGCTGATAATCAGCAGGATACGGATAATAATAGCATTCTTGATGCTACTGCAGCTGCAGTAGCTGCTAACAATGCGTTTAATATGAATCTGCTGATGAACATGCATATGAATAACCTACATTCATTGAATAATGTGAACACAAATCCATCATTCATGGCATACcaacaaagaaagcaagaaagaagagaaaaggaGTCTCAAAAGATACTACAGCAACAACGAGAACAGCAACAAaaacagcagcagcaacagcagcaactTCAACTGCAACAGTctcaacagcagcagcagcagcaacagcaacagcaacaacaacggGAAAtacagcaacagcagcaaaaCATAGATGATCAGATGCGGGCATCTAATGAACAGCTTGGAAATCGGTCAACTTCTAGTTCTCAGCAACAGTTACATcaacaacttcatcaaCAATACTTTGGCGACATGATTATAAGATCTGGGATATTAGGTAATAATGACGCTGGTATGATGATGTCTCAAATGAACATGGGTAGTTTTGGTGCCGAAAATGGTAATCAAAATGGTATGAACGATACCCTAGGTTCGGGTATAGATAATTCTAATGTTGTAGGTAACAGGAATTCATCTGCTATCGGACAAAACATGCAAAATATGATTGGTGAAAATCAGGGTGGGATAGGTCTTGGACAAAGTAGTGCTAATGGCGATTATCAAAAGGAAATTGGCGTAAACAATGTTTTTATCAAACAGGAAGATAGTAACAGTAATTTGTATCAGTCCAGTATGTCTCAGGCTATAAAAAATAGCGCAATGAATCAGGGGCATATATCTCCAGGCaataaagatattgatgatgattcaatgaataataaatataagaaTATGAGGGATTCGATTAATAACAATCCTCATTTAATTCATGACAAGAATATTCAGCAAAATTTATCACCTTTTTATTCTCCATTTGGGGTGGATGTATCTCATCTTCCAATGACAAGTCCgccaatttttcaaaatgtgGGCtatggtggtgatgtgcatcctagaagaagaatttcGATTTCAAATGGACAGATCAGTCAGTTAGGGGAAGATATAGAAACGGTTGAAAATCTATATAACACACAGCCTCCTCCGATGCCTCAAAATAGGTTTCAGCAAGCAGCCAATAATGGTATTGGGGAGAAACCAAAGAAAATACGCACAGACTCAACTATCGATACTGAAAAACAAGCACAGATGAATATGTATTTGGGTAGAAATTCTGGTTTTCCACCGGAAAGcaacaatttcaatgatTATATGATGTCAACAGATTctatatcttcttcaaacgAACAGATGATGGCTCATTCTCAACCGCCTGAGACTAATTTGTCTGTATCATTTAATGCTGATAATCTTCGCTCTAATACTACCGATGTTGTTGGAGGAGATACACATAAGGCCATTGGCCAAGTTATCAAATCACCGCCATCTTTGTCGGCATCTCCTCTCTCCTCGGTTATGAAAAATGATTCGGGAACACAAAGACATAGTACTGACTCTTTTACTAGAGGTGTCAATCCAGGAACTCAAATGCAAAATGGCAATATTAACCAGAAACAGGGACAATATGAGCAGCAACAGGTCAGACAAAACTATAACCAAAACACATATAGTAATGATGAGCCATTACCAGGTACGACAGCCTGGAAAAAAGCAAGGCTTCTCGAAAGAAATCGTATTGCAGCTTCAAAATGTCGACAAAGGAAAAAAGTTGCGCAGATGCAGTTACAAAAGGAATATGACGAACTTCATAAGGAAAATAGTATAATAAAAAGGAAGCTACAATATTACGAAAAACTGGTAAGcaaattcaaaaagttTTCAGAAGCACATATAAGTAAGTGCGATAAGCATGATAAGGAGTCATTAAGAATGATAGAGGAAATGTTGATGATTGATTCCGATATAAATGAGGTGAATGAGTCGGGGTTAATTGTTAGCATGTCTGAACGCTAG
- the BCY1 gene encoding cAMP-dependent protein kinase regulatory subunit BCY1 (CAGL0I05236g~cAMP dependent protein kinase, regulatory subunit): MVSEECRSGLAAFQTAVNENSPDDFFQYGANYFNKKLEEQRKLSRRSAVSGFKSPFASSDPHAKESDNGLFKNSFGSGPFGGNDDPKSNSNSNDSGNGMRSQGQGPTDRNSPEALGNAPIPNNFNALRRTSVSGETLQPDHFDDWQPEHYKEKSEEQLKRLEKSIGKNFLFNKLDSDSKKLVINCLEEKRVSKGTEIIKQGDEGDYFYVVETGTVEFFVNNEKVNTSGAGSSFGELALMYNSPRAATVVAQTDCTLWALDRLTFRKILLGSSFKKRLMYDDLLKNMEVLKSLSTYDRAKLADALDTKIYNAGDVIIREGDRGENFYLIEYGACDVTKEKEGLVTQLKDHDYFGEVALLNDLPRQATVTATKRTKVATLGKSGFQRLLGPAVEVLKLNDPTRKHD, translated from the coding sequence ATGGTCTCTGAGGAGTGTCGTAGCGGTCTTGCTGCGTTCCAAACTGCAGTCAATGAAAATTCCCCGGATGATTTCTTTCAGTACGGTGCAAATTACTTCAATAAGAAACTGGAAGAGCAAAGAAAACTAAGTCGTCGCAGTGCTGTCAGCGGTTTTAAGTCACCATTTGCCAGCTCTGACCCACATGCAAAGGAATCTGATAATGGATTGTTCAAGAACAGCTTCGGTTCTGGACCTTTCGGTGGTAACGACGACCCAAAgagcaacagcaacagcaacgACAGTGGTAATGGTATGCGTTCACAAGGTCAGGGTCCAACTGACAGAAACAGTCCAGAGGCATTGGGAAATGCACCAATACCCAACAACTTCAATGCGTTGAGACGTACCTCAGTTAGTGGCGAAACTTTACAACCAGACCATTTTGATGATTGGCAACCAGAACATTATAAGGAGAAGAGTGAAGAGCAATTGAAGAGGTTGGAGAAATCGATTGGTAAGAACTTCTTATTCAACAAGCTAGACAGTGACTCCAAAAAGCTAGTGATAAATTGCTTGGAGGAGAAGCGTGTTTCAAAAGGGACTGAAATTATCAAACAAGGTGACGAAGGTGATTACTTTTATGTGGTCGAAACTGGTACCGTAGAATTTTTTGTGAACAATGAAAAGGTTAACACCTCTGGTGCAGGTTCCAGTTTTGGTGAACTTGCTCTGATGTATAACAGTCCTAGAGCTGCGACCGTGGTAGCTCAAACTGACTGTACGCTATGGGCCTTGGATAGATTAACTTTCAGAAAAATTCTTCTAGGTTCCTCTTTCAAAAAGAGGTTGATGTACGATGATCTATTGAAGAACATGGAGGTTTTGAAATCCTTGTCCACATACGACCGTGCTAAGCTGGCTGATGCACTAGACACTAAGATTTATAATGCAGGCGATGTGATAATCAGAGAAGGGGACCGTGGTGAGAACTTCTATCTGATTGAATACGGTGCTTGCGATGTCACTAAGGAAAAAGAAGGCCTTGTTACACAGTTGAAGGATCATGACTATTTTGGCGAAGTTGCACTACTGAACGACTTGCCACGTCAAGCTACTGTTACTGCTACGAAGAGGACAAAAGTAGCTACACTTGGAAAGAGTGGGTTCCAGAGATTACTTGGCCCAGCAGTTGAAGTCTTGAAACTAAATGACCCTACACGCAAACACGATTAA
- the DLD1 gene encoding D-lactate dehydrogenase (CAGL0I05148g~D-lactate ferricytochrome C oxidoreductase), with translation MLGSKLGRLYKINARVSTNLARHCGRRAYATGKSTIPTNIKPLALGASLIVGSSIGYYIGQLNCHDVVSTESTSRGSTVSLQSLEPVKYCEDIDKVITKLKEELNNNEDKYSVVESNLAQHTDTYFNTHHAVDAKSQVPLIILYPETTEEVSKLVKICNDNHVPMIPFGGGTSLEGHFMPTRGPHLVVTIDVSKYMNNVVVLHKDDLDVTVQAGVPWEDLNDYLEPHGLMFGCDPGPGALIGGCIANSCSGTNAFKYGTMKENVVSLTVVLPDGTVVKTKNRPRKSSAGYNLNGLFTGSEGTLGIITEATVKCHVKDKFESIAVVSFKTIRDAAACSSELIQRGIKLNAMELLDDSLMRIINKSESTDRNDWVEEPTMFFKIAGRTQNSVNDLIKEVQNVAKETNSTAFQFANSVDEKLELWEARKVALWSVIDAAKSAGGPNAKVWTTDVAVPISQFATVINDTKSDILESGLTYGIVGHAGDGNFHCFIVYNSGEEENKCHQLVDNMVTRALKADGTCTGEHGIGLGKRDYLSQELGQEPIDLMRAIKMAIDPHRVMNPDKIFPIDPSEPNL, from the coding sequence ATGTTGGGTTCAAAATTAGGTAGGCTTTACAAGATAAATGCCCGTGTTTCCACAAATCTAGCCAGACACTGTGGTAGACGTGCTTATGCAACTGGGAAATCTACAATCCCTACAAATATCAAACCATTGGCATTGGGTGCTAGTTTAATTGTTGGGTCATCAATTGGTTATTATATTGGTCAACTGAACTGCCACGATGTTGTTAGTACAGAATCAACATCAAGAGGATCCACCGTCTCACTTCAAAGCTTGGAACCAGTGAAATACTGTGAAGATATTGACAAAGTTATcacaaaattgaaagaagagCTAAATAATAACGAGGATAAATATTCCGTGGTGGAATCTAACCTGGCCCAACACACCGATACATATTTCAATACTCATCATGCTGTAGATGCAAAGTCCCAAGTCCcattaattattttatatcCTGAAACAACTGAAGAGGTTTCAAAATTGGTAAAAATATGTAATGACAATCATGTCCCAATGATTCCAtttggtggtggtacctCACTTGAGGGTCACTTTATGCCAACCAGAGGACCACACTTGGTTGTGACTATTGATGTCTCAAAATATATGAACAATGTTGTTGTACTCCATAAGGATGATCTTGATGTGACCGTACAGGCTGGAGTTCCATGGGAGGATCTTAATGATTATTTAGAGCCACATGGACTTATGTTTGGATGTGATCCTGGACCGGGAGCTTTAATTGGTGGTTGTATAGCAAACTCATGTTCAGGCACAAACGCTTTCAAATATGGAActatgaaagaaaatgtgGTCAGTCTAACTGTTGTCCTACCGGATGGTACTGTTGtaaaaactaaaaacaGACCACGAAAATCTAGTGCTGGTTATAATTTAAATGGTTTGTTTACTGGCAGTGAAGGTACATTAGGTATAATTACCGAAGCAACTGTAAAGTGTCATGTTAAGGACAAATTTGAAAGCATAGCTGTGGTTTCTTTTAAGACAATTCGAGATGCGGCAGCATGCTCTTCTGAACTTATTCAAAGAGGTATAAAATTGAATGCGATGGAGTTATTGGATGATAGTTTAATGAGAATTATCAATAAATCTGAAAGTACTGATAGGAATGACTGGGTGGAGGAGCCCACTATGTTCTTTAAAATCGCTGGTAGAACACAAAATAGTGTCAATGATTTGATTAAGGAAGTCCAAAATGTCGCCAAGGAAACCAACTCAACTGCATTTCAGTTCGCAAATAGCGTTGATGAAAAATTAGAGCTTTGGGAGGCACGTAAAGTTGCTTTATGGTCCGTAATAGATGCCGCTAAAAGCGCCGGTGGCCCAAACGCTAAGGTTTGGACAACAGATGTTGCAGTCCCAATATCTCAATTTGCCACAGTTATTAATGATACCAAATCTGATATTCTAGAAAGTGGACTTACCTATGGTATAGTTGGTCATGCAGGTGATGGTAATTTCCATTGCTTCATTGTGTATAATAGCGGGgaggaagaaaacaaatgcCACCAACTAGTTGACAATATGGTTACAAGAGCGCTCAAAGCAGATGGTACATGTACAGGAGAACATGGCATTGGTTTGGGTAAGCGAGATTACCTTTCACAAGAGTTGGGCCAAGAACCTATTGATTTGATGAGGGCTATAAAAATGGCAATTGATCCGCACAGAGTAATGAATCCAGATAAAATATTCCCAATTGATCCAAGTGAACCTAATTTGTAA
- the CAP2 gene encoding F-actin-capping protein subunit beta (CAGL0I05214g~F-actin capping protein, beta subunit) → MDEKYDAALDLLRRLNPNNLTENLQRIIGLEPELAEDLLSSIDVPLKVQQDSKQSGRPFLCCDYNRDVDSYRSPWSNEYFPELSAEDLQESPFPSESLRSLEVLANDSFDVYRDLYYEGGISSVYLWDLDEEGEFAGVVLFKKEGSNKESWDSIHVIEATKGNDDETFTYRLTSTIILALDNKQNDTSLAGNLTRQTEKEAKIDTSNTDISHITNLGTLIEDIESQLRTQLEIVYFEKTRDIFHQTRSQKSTTDSQEQQQKEVIKGLQNL, encoded by the coding sequence ATGGATGAGAAATATGATGCTGCACTTGATCTGCTTCGCAGATTAAACCCAAACAACTTGACTGAAAACCTACAAAGGATAATTGGTTTGGAGCCAGAACTAGCTGAAGACTTGCTGAGCTCAATTGATGTTCCTTTGAAAGTTCAACAGGACTCGAAGCAGAGCGGGAGACCATTCCTGTGTTGTGATTACAATCGTGATGTCGACTCTTATAGATCGCCATGGTCTAACGAATACTTCCCTGAATTGAGTGCAGAGGATCTGCAGGAATCACCATTTCCTTCTGAGTCACTGAGATCTCTAGAGGTGCTGGCCAATGATTCGTTTGATGTGTACAGGGATTTGTACTACGAGGGTGGTATCAGCAGTGTATATCTGTGGGATCTGGATGAGGAAGGTGAGTTTGCCGGTGTAGTTctattcaagaaagaaggtAGCAATAAGGAATCATGGGACAGTATCCATGTCATTGAAGCCACTAAGGGTAATGACGACGAAACTTTCACTTACAGGTTGACCAGTACAATTATCCTAGCACTGGACAATAAGCAAAATGATACCTCATTAGCCGGTAATCTAACGAGACAAACCGAGAAGGAAGCCAAAATTGATACCAGCAACACCGACATTTCACACATTACAAACCTAGGTACGTTGATAGAGGACATAGAGTCCCAATTAAGAACACAGCTAGAGATAGTATACTTTGAAAAGACCAGAGACATCTTCCACCAAACTAGATCACAGAAGTCCACTACTGATAGTCAGGAACAACAGCAAAAGGAAGTTATCAAGGGTCTTCAAAATCTATAG
- the CKA1 gene encoding casein kinase 2 catalytic subunit CKA1 (CAGL0I05192g~Ortholog(s) have protein serine/threonine kinase activity), protein MRCRVWSEARVYSKVNNEKNEDYWNYEDAAVTWSNNVKDYEIEMKVGRGKYSEVFQGVQLASRKHIVIKMLKPVKKKKIRREIKILTNLSNEKNPPTAQEFNRDLYFSNRDENILKQIRPYIYELPHHGHENIIQLFDVIRDPISRTPALVFEHVNNMDFRVLYPKLSDIDIRYYMFELLKALDYCHSMGIMHRDVKPHNVMIDHKQRKLRLIDWGLAEFYHVNMEYNVRVASRFFKGPELLVDYRMYDYSLDLWSFGTMLASMIFQKEPFFHGTSNTDQLVKIVRVLGSDDFEKYLIKYQITLPREFHDMDQYIRRPWYRFVNDQNRHLSDNEDVIDLLDNLLRYDHQERLTAKEAMGHPWFEPIRRAETKE, encoded by the coding sequence ATGAGATGCAGAGTTTGGTCCGAGGCGCGTGTGTACTCTAAGGTcaacaatgaaaagaacGAGGATTATTGGAATTATGAGGATGCTGCTGTAACCTGGTCCAATAATGTCAAAGATTATGAGATCGAGATGAAAGTAGGTCGTGGTAAATACAGTGAAGTGTTTCAAGGTGTTCAATTAGCCTCTAGAAAACATATAGTTATCAAAATGCTAAAACCtgtgaagaaaaagaagatcagaagagaaattaaaatattaacTAACTTATCCAACGAGAAAAATCCACCTACTGCGCAAGAGTTTAATAGAGACCtctatttttcaaatagaGATGAAAATATACTGAAACAGATAAGGCCTTATATTTATGAGCTACCCCATCATGGCCATGAAAACATAATTCAACTATTTGATGTGATAAGAGATCCTATTTCTCGAACTCCAGCATTGGTATTTGAGCATGTCAATAACATGGACTTTAGAGTACTCTATCCGAAGCTCTCAGACATAGATATCAGATATTACATGTTTGAACTGCTGAAGGCACTGGATTATTGTCATTCTATGGGTATCATGCACAGAGATGTCAAACCACATAATGTTATGATAGACCACAAACAGCGTAAACTAAGGCTAATTGACTGGGGCCTTGCTGAGTTTTACCATGTTAATATGGAGTACAATGTAAGAGTTGCCTCAAGGTTTTTTAAGGGACCAGAATTATTAGTTGATTACAGAATGTACGATTACTCTTTGGATTTATGGTCATTTGGTACTATGCTGGCGTCAATGATATTTCAGAAGGAGCCATTTTTCCACGGAACTAGTAACACTGACCAACTTGTTAAGATTGTGAGAGTGCTAGGTAGTGACGATTTCGAAAAATACCTAATCAAATATCAGATAACACTCCCAAGGGAATTCCATGATATGGATCAGTATATAAGAAGACCATGGTACAGGTTTGTAAATGATCAAAATAGACATCTGAGTGACAACGAAGATGTTATTGACCTACTTGATAATTTACTAAGATACGATCACCAAGAAAGACTTACTGCTAAGGAAGCAATGGGCCATCCTTGGTTTGAACCAATCAGAAGAGCAGAAACAAAGGAGTga